Sequence from the Microbacterium dextranolyticum genome:
GACTTTCCTCGAACGCGCCCGCACCCGTCGCCCCGTCACCTGGCTGACGGTGGTCGGTGTGCTGCTGCTCCCCGTCGTCATCGGCGGCATCCTCGTCGCCGCGCTCTACAACCCCACCGAACGGCTCGGGAACGTCCGCGCCGCGATCGTGAACGACGACCAGCCGGTCACGATCAACGGGCAGATGGCACCGCTCGGCCGTCAGCTCTCGGCCGGCCTCGTCGCCGGGTCCGATCAGGTGCCGAGCAACCTCGACTGGGTGATTTCGAACGATGAGGATGCCTCGGAGGGACTCGCGAACGGCACCTACAGCGCCGTCATCACGATCCCGAAGGACTTCTCGGCCTCGGCGACCTCCACGGTTCCCGGCGGCTCTCCGCAGAAGGCGACGATCCAGGTGCAGACGGCGCCCGACGCCCGCGTCGCCGACGACGTCATCACGGCGCAGATCACGCAGACCGCGGCATCCGTGTTCGGCGGCGCGGTCTCGGAGCGCTATCTCAGCAACGTCCTCATGGGCTTCACGAACCTGCACGACCAGCTGGGTCAGGCCGCCTCGGGCGCGCACCAGCTGACCACCGGCGCCCAGCAGGCCGGGAGCGGTGCGACGCAGCTGGCCGACGGCGTCGCACAGCTCTCGACCGGTGCGGCGCAGCTCGCCGCGGGTGCCGAGCAGGCATCCGCCGGCGCGGCGCAGCTGCCGTCGGGAGCGAGCCAGCTCGCCGGCGGCGCACGTCAGCTGAGCGGCGGCATCGGCGACCTGGCATCCGCTCTCGACACGACGGCGGCGAAGGTCGTCGACCCCGACCTGAAGGGGGGCGCGGCCGCGACGACGGGTGCCGCCGGTGCCGCCGTGGCGCAGACGAAGGCGTTGGGCAGAGAGATCGGTGCCATCGCCGCGAGCTGCGCGAAGGAGGGCGGTTCGGATCAGCTGTGCGGGCAGATCGTGGCTCTGATCGGCGACCCGGAGAGCAAGACTCCCGCCGACGGCACCGTCGCGGCGGTCGGCCGCGCAGCGGGCACGGCACAGTACGCCGCGGGCCTCACGGCAGGCGGCATCGACCAGCTCATGACGCAGACGAGTGCGGGGCTCACGACCGCGGCGAACGGCGCGCGTCAGCTGCAGGCCGGAGCGAACGGGCTCGCCTCGGGCGCCGACCAGCTCGCCGCGGGCGCCTCGTCGCTGTCCGACGGGGTCTCGCAGCTCGCGAGCGGATCGGCCGGGCTCGCCCAGGGGACGTCGGATCTCTCCACGGGCGCCGGGTCGCTGGCGACCGGGGTGAACCAGCTCGCGACGGGCGCCGGCTCGCTCGCCGGAGGTCTCGACACGGCGGTCTCGCAGATCCCGACCTACTCGCAGCAGCAGGCCGACTCGACGGCGAAGGTCGTCGCCGACCCGGTGACGACCTCGGGTCTCGGCACGACGCTGTTCGGTGCCGCGGCCATTCCGCTGCTCGCCGTGATCGCCCTGTGGTTCGGGTCTCTCGCGACGTTCGTCCCGCTTCAGGCCGTGCCCCGGCACGCGCTCAGCTCGCGCCGCTCGTCGGCGACGCTGGCGCTGCGGAGCCTCGCCCCCGCCGC
This genomic interval carries:
- a CDS encoding YhgE/Pip domain-containing protein; translated protein: MTFLERARTRRPVTWLTVVGVLLLPVVIGGILVAALYNPTERLGNVRAAIVNDDQPVTINGQMAPLGRQLSAGLVAGSDQVPSNLDWVISNDEDASEGLANGTYSAVITIPKDFSASATSTVPGGSPQKATIQVQTAPDARVADDVITAQITQTAASVFGGAVSERYLSNVLMGFTNLHDQLGQAASGAHQLTTGAQQAGSGATQLADGVAQLSTGAAQLAAGAEQASAGAAQLPSGASQLAGGARQLSGGIGDLASALDTTAAKVVDPDLKGGAAATTGAAGAAVAQTKALGREIGAIAASCAKEGGSDQLCGQIVALIGDPESKTPADGTVAAVGRAAGTAQYAAGLTAGGIDQLMTQTSAGLTTAANGARQLQAGANGLASGADQLAAGASSLSDGVSQLASGSAGLAQGTSDLSTGAGSLATGVNQLATGAGSLAGGLDTAVSQIPTYSQQQADSTAKVVADPVTTSGLGTTLFGAAAIPLLAVIALWFGSLATFVPLQAVPRHALSSRRSSATLALRSLAPAAAIGAAQGVLVAGVAQIAAKYDVGTLLAFGGLCVVAGVAFAAVNQALVAVFGGAGRWVSALVGVMALATGIVSTIPGILAGVAGVLPTSPAYTALLGTVTSASGIGAGIGGMVLWAALAFVATIIAVTRRRSTTARVLLDTPAALA